In Verrucomicrobiia bacterium, the genomic window TCGCCTACGTCAGCCCGTCGTTCAAGGGAACGCAGGGGCATGTGTGGATACATTTCCAAACGGCCTGATTCAGCGAGAGTCTGGATGCCCTTTTTTAAAAGAAAAAGAACCGATTTTTCTGTAACAGCTCTTTCGCGCTCGGCGATGAGCCGGGCCGCTTTAAGCTTTTGAACCCGCTTTTTCGCTGCTTCACGGCTTCCTTCGAAGTGCAAATGCGCGACCTGAAGGGAAGTCATGATGCGGGACTCAAACAAGCTCTGCAAAAAATCGAGATCGCGAGGGGTGATTTGGATTCCGTCGAATTTCATTTCACCATATTACCATGAACGATAATTTTAACTGATTCTACGTTTGACCGCGATCTTTTCGGCCGTTTTGCCGATGAGATTTGTCTCGAGGCTCGCCTTACGTTCATCAATCATTTTGGAGGCGTCCGAACTGCGAAACATGAATGGCAACTTTTGGTAGATTTTTTTGAGATAGGACTTTTGCATTGCTGCGGTTGCCGGTGTTCGTTTGATGGTGGGAGTTGCCAGCATCGCGGGTTGTCTTTCGCCAGCGAGCTTCACCACAAAATGGCGGTGCTGAAGATCGTGGAGAGCTGCCATGGCTTTGAATATTGCCAAAGTCTCGGGGTTTTTGAGCCTAAGGATGCCTGTCGTATAGGCTTCCGGCAGGTAAAAAAACTGTGAGTCTTTGGCAAGGCACCCGTCCCTCCCTCGGTCGCTCCCGCACCCGTTTTACCCGTAAAGGACATGATGTCCTTTATGAGTTTTCTTGTCCGTGGGTGAACACGTTCTTGGTCGCGTGAGCGACCCGAGCGCGGCGCGATAGCGCACGCGCGAGGATGACTCCCCGATCATCCAATACAATAGGATGTCGGGGGTGGACACTGTGGGGAAAACTTTAAAATATGTCGTCAATACGGCCTGCATTTGGATTACGACCCTTCCCCACAGCGGGGAAGGGTGTGGGGAACCCCTTACGGGTTCGAATCCTTGCACACGCACGTTCGTATATGGTTCAGTAGCGTGCACCATGTTTCCATCCGCGTCTTTTTTTTGTTTGGATTACCCTTATGGTCGGCGCGCCTGTCGTCGCGGCTGAAACTTGTGACGGCGCTACCGGTCACGTTTTCAACCCGCGGAGGTCGGCCTCAAGGTGCTCGGGATGCCGCATCATTTGCTCCCACGTGACGTTGGTTTTCCGGTAGGCCGCCATCCGGCCCAAAATCGTTGCCAATGTGCTCCGCACACTGGGCGGGACGGTTGGATTGGCAACATTGCCGGTGGTGATGTTTTCGTAGAAAGCGGCAATATTCGCCTCTGCGCCGGTGCGGTAAAGGTCTGTCGGATCCGCGATCAACACTTCATCCCTGCTGCGCAGCGTGCACTTGCTGTAATAGTGAGTGTCCGCAGTGCCGTCAGTGCCAAAAACCCTGCACATGATTTCTTCAAAGCCATAACCGACCTGTTTGGCGCTGAAGGTCAATAGAATCTCTTTCGGAAACTGATACATCACCGAAACATGGTCCAGGTTATCCCCAATGAAATCACGGAATTTGCCGCCCGAGCCATGGGCGCTTATCGGAGCGTCGTCGAGCAGCCAGCACGCCAGGTCAATGGAGTGAATGTCTTGTTCGGTGATGATGCCGCCGGAAAGCGCCAGGTCGGTGATCCATCCGCGCAACCGCAGCTCCGGGTCCTTTGGGTTGGCGCGTCGTCCATCATCCGCGATTTTGCCGACTTCGCCGGTCTGATATCCGGCCTCCGCCGAAACAATCCGGCCAAGGCCGCCCTGATGAACATAGTTGACAATCTTTTGAATATCGGGATGGGTGCGTGTCTGAAAATCCACTAGGAAGCACAGCTTGTTTTCTGTCGCGCGACGGGCGCTGGCTTCCACGGTCAGGCAGCCCGGCACGTCCACAGCGATGGGTTTGGCCAGATAGACATGTTTGCCCGCCGCCACCGCTGCCGCCGCGTGTATCGGATGAAAGTAGGCCGGGCATATAATGGCCACCGCATCGAGTTTTTGCTCCAACAGGCGCTGGTACGCCGAAAGGCCCGTGAACCGGCGCTCCGCCGGAACGCCCAGCTTCTCGCCTCCCGCGTCCGCTTTGTCCTGAAAATAATCCGCAACGGCCACAAAATTGTAGCCGCCTTGTTTGCGGAAAAGATCGGCAATCCAGACGCCACGCGTGCCGCACCCGATAAGGCCGATGTTTATTTTGTTCCTGGCGGGAGCTTCGGCGCCCAGGCCGGAGGGTAGAATGGCAAACGTCGCTGCGGATACGCCGGCGGCGGCTATAAAACGCCTGCGGCTGATGTTGGATGCCTCAGATGCTATCTTGCTGCTCAATGGGTTCATAGAATTGCGGAGTTTGATGCGGTTGATTTCTGGTGGAGGCGTTTCAGCCAGGTGATGTCTAAATGGCCTGAGTCGGCGGCGCGGAGCTAAAGTGGCCGCACCCAGATTTCCCGGAAACGCACCGGGCAATTATGAGCGCCAAGGACCAGCGGGCCTTTGCCTGCCACCCGTCCAGTCTCTGGAATATCGCGCGGCCGGCGTTGGTCATGAATTTCGGTTTCCAGATGCACCAGCACACCGTTGTGCAACATCGTAACCCGGCCCGGTCTGACAACTTTGCCGTCTTCAAAAACCGGGACCGTGAAAAAAATGTCATAGGTCTGCCATTCCCCCGGCGGACGCGTAACATTGACCAATGGAGGCGTCTCACCATATATCGCCGCAGCCTGGCCATCCGGATAGATCTTCTCGTTGTACGAATCGAAAATCTGAATTTCATAACGGCCCATCAGCAGGACACCGTTATTGCCGCGCTCATCCCACGGAGCGACAAATCCCGCGGGCGCCATCCACTCGACATGGATTTGGACACTGCCGAACTCCTGCTTCGAGGTAAGCATGCTTTTGCTCTTGACCGGAGCCACCAGAAAACCGTCCTGAATCGTATGATCCGTGGGTTGCCATTGATCGAGGTTCTTTCCATCGAACAGCACAATGGCGTCGGCTGGAATGGGGGCAGGCGGACCGGCTTTGCCCGGATCAATGCGCCGGGGCGCCGGACGGTCGGGATCATGCAATCGCCATTCGCACCATGAAAGTTTCGGGGAGTCCTTGTGCCCGTACACGCCGGAGCCGTCCTTGGCGTAAACCAGGAAATCAGGGAGATCATTGATCGCTCCCCGAACAGATGAACCGAAAAAGCCAAGACCGAGCAGAACCACCGCGGCCAGGAGAGCCGCAGAATTCATTTTCATCGAGATTTCAGTGGGTTTCATTGTTTTGGATTTCAGAGATTGTGAAGTGGTCAAAATTTTTCACACGATGCCGGTTGAAGAGAAAACTAAGCGAGTGTCCACGGTTTGCGCATCGGGCGGTCAATCATGGCATTCGCCTGAACGTCGTTTTCAAACCGCTCGGCCGCCGGATCCCACTTGAGCTTGCGCCCCAGCCGGAGCGAGAAATTGGCCAGGTGGCATACAGTCGCCACCCGGTGGCCGACATCCACTGGGAAATAAGGGTCCTTGCGGCTCTTCATGCACTTGAGGAAATCATCGTGTTCTCCTTCGGGATTTGTGTAGAGATGAATCTCGTTCGGGCCGATGACGGAATCAAGGATTTCGGTGGAACTGGCTTCGAGCGGAGCGCGCCATCCGCGGTTGCCAATCCAGCCGTCGCTGCCGATGAACTTGAGGCTTGGACTGCCCGGAGCGCAGGTCATGATGACGCCGTTGGCGTAGCGAAAAGTCACATTATAATCGTTGGGCGTGTTGTAGAGTCCGCCTTCCCAAAGCGTGCCGGTGCTTTCGACCTCGACCGGCCCGCTGCGTTCAGTATCATTTGCCCATTGTGCGGTATCAAAGAGGTGCGCACCCCAATCTACGATCACTCCTCCGGAATAGTCCCAGATGTATCGGAAATTGCCAAAGCAACGGTCTTTGGTATAAGGCGCGTCCGGAGCGGGGCCGAGCCACATATCGTAGTCGAAATCCGGCGGCACCGGTTGCGGGGTTGGATCGCCGGCCGTCTTGGGCGCCTTGGGCAGGAGGACTTCAATCTTCTGCAACTTGCCAATGCGTCCGTTGCGCACCAATTCCGCCATGCGATGGTACATCGGCAGTGAGCGGTCTTCGGTGCTCGTCTGAAATACGCGGCCATATTTCCGGATCGTTTCGACGAGAATCCTGCCTTCGCCAATCGTTAAAGTGGGCTTCTCGCATTGAATGTCTTTGCCAGCCCGCGCGGCCTGAATGCTGATGAGGGTGTGCCAGTGGTCCGGCGTCGAGATCATCACCGCATCTATGTCCTTCCGGGCGATCACATCCCGGAAATCCTTGCTCATCGCGCAATCCTCATTATCGTAGCGTGCGTCCACGAATTTCTTGGCCCGGCGCATACGATGGCCGTCAACGTCGCACACCATCAAGACCCTCGCATCATACCTTTTGAGATAGTCTATCAGATTCCATTCAACCCCATGAGTGCCCATGCCGATGAAGCCGATATTAATCCGCTTGCTCGGCGCGGCCGCCCCCAGCACGGACGCAGGAATGAAAGTGGGAAGCGCCAACCCTGCGGCGGCAGTCCGGATAAAGCGGCGCCTGGAAATGGATTTTTTCATTTTGTCATGAAATTTTGGGATAACAGTTTCCTCCGCTGATAAAATCGGCGCGCCTCGCGTTGGACTGTTTCACGAACGTCAATTCTGACCTCTTGCATTACCACTCCATGGTGAAGGGGAACAAAGTATGGGTCAATTTAATTGAACACTTTACGCCAAAACTGATATGATAACAGGTGAACTGATATGATAAAAACGCGTGGATGTGCCCCGCCCATGGGGTGGCTGTCTGCCTGAAGCCGTATCGCGCAGATCACGGTAACGGTATAATCATTTTCTGCGAATGCTTCTCCCCGCTAAGCATCCTCCCTTTTCAACTTCCGGAACTGGCTTGGGGACATACCCAGCTCCTGGCGAAAAACCACACTCAAATAATCGGCCCTCCGAAGGCCGGAGCGCACCGCGACCTCTTTAAGCGGCAGAACAGTCGTTGCCAAAAGATCCTGCGCCGTCTCAAAGCGCACGCGGAAAATCTCCTCGTGAATCGGCAGGCCGACTACCTCGCGAAAGCGCTTTTCCAGGAAGCGGCGCGACACATGGACTTGCGCCACCACATCGTCAACATGAATGCCGCGCGTGGCGTGGCCTAATATAAAACGAAGCGCCTGGCTCACATGCCAGTCTTCCACAGCGGCAGCATCGGTGGACTGCCGGCATCGCACTGTCAACGGTTTGACCTGCCGGGTTATTTTGCCCGGATGCCCTCCTTGCATCAATTCATGCAATGTTTGCGCTGCCAGGTAGCCAATGCCCTCCGTATCAGGAGCGATGCTCGAGAGCTGCGGGCGGCACAGAGTGCAGATAATCTCATCGTTATCCACCCCCAGCACTGCCACGGACGACGGCACTTCCAAGCCGGCTTGAGCGCATGCTTCCAGTACCGCGTGACCGCAAAGATCGTTGGCGGTGAACAAGCCGACTGGCTTGGGCAGCTTTTCCAGCCACGCGCGAAGCTGGTCCCGGCTCCGGGCTGATCCTGATAATTGGAACGTGGCGCAGACCATCCGCTCCGCTGCCAAAAGACCGGAGAAAAACTGCTGGCGCCAGCCGGACCATTCGAACTGTGGATTGCCGCAATAGGCGAAATGGCGGAAGCCGCGCTGGCGAAAGTGATTGACCGCCAATTCGCAGACCGTCTTATTGTCCGTATCCACGCGGTGCACACCAGCGGGCGAAGTGCGTCCGGCAACATTGACCAGAGGGATTTGCTTTTCTATCAGGCCGCGCGCGATGCGGGGCGTCTCAATGCGTGCGATGATGCCATCCCCCTTCCAACTTTTGATCCAGTCCGGCAGCGTTCGGATCGGCCCCGTCTCCTCAAAGTGCAACATCCACTGCGTTTTTTCCTGCACATATTCCGCAATCCCCCGCATCAGCCCGCGCCCATGCGCGCCGGACATTTCAACCATTACGGCCACATTGGAACAAGTCGAGGTGCGCATGTGAAAGTGACTCGTGACAAGTTTGCCGTCATAAGTCAAGCCGTTCAATGCGCCAATTCCTGGATGGAGACGGGTTCTCGCGGTTCGTGCGCAAAAACCCAATGTGCTGTGCGCCGAGCGTCAAGTCTTATGGGTTTAAATCGCGGGACGAAACACAGGAACCTGATCGTAATATGGCGCTTGAAAATGTGCGCCTGCTTTTGCGCGGCGGCAGCGGCTCAAAGTTTTACAAACCGCGAAGTGTCCGAAATTAAATTATGATTCAAGAGCCCGACCTCCAGGAGTGGATAGTTGAATACCTGACCCATCAAAGCAGTTTAATGCGGTCACTGCCGGTCGCAACCATCGCGCGCGTGGTCGAGTGCATACGTCAAGCCGGTTTGAAAGATAAAAACATCTTCGTCATCGGCAATGGCGGCAGCGCCGCGAGCGCCTCCCATTTCGCCACCGATCTCGGCAAGGGGGCTTCCGACCGCTGCCCATCACGATTTCGCGTGCTGTCGCTTGCGGACAATGTCCCCTGGCTTACTGCCTTGGGGAATGATTATTCATACGCTGACGTTTTCGTGCGGCAGTTGATTAATTTCGGACGGCCCGGAGATGTCCTTATTGCGGTCAGCGTCAGCGGTAATTCGCCAAACCTGGTCAAAGCCGTGCGATGGGCCAATAAACACGGATTGGAAACTGTAGCTCTCGTGGGCGCCAAACGGGGTCTTCTTGCGTCCCTGGCCAAACAAACCATCGTGGTGAAGGACCACCACTACGGACGGGTTGAGGATCTTCACATGACAATTCTTCACCTATTGTGTTACTCGGTCATGGAAGAAGCGTCTCCAGCTCGTAGACTCACTTCCAAAAAATCAGTTGCCCGTGGACGCATCAAGGAAGGAGCCGGCAAATGATTTTTTTCTTTGGATGTGCTTCAAAACCGCAAATTTCTCCCACTAAAAAACGATCGGTTTAAACGAATTAAAATCATGTTTCCGCTATACCTGGATTAGGAAAATCCCTTTCGCATGCCACAAAAATTATTATTCAGCGGGTTGGTTGAATTTGCAGATAACTTCGCGCCACGGCCGGGCATCACTCATGTCTTGTTTGATTTTGACGGCACGTTGTCGCTCATTCGCCAGGGCTGGCCGGACGTGATGATTCCGTTGTTCGTCGAGATGATTCCACCGCGTGACGGCGAGACGGAGGCCGATCTGCGCAAGCTTGTGTTCGACGACATCATGCGCCTCAACGGCAAGCAAACGATCTATCAGATGATCCAACTCGTGGAGCGCATTCGAGAACGCGGCGGTCAACCGCGCGAACCGCTGTGGTACAAACACGAATACTTGTACCGGCTTGATGCTCGCATTGGCTCGCGCCTCGAAGGATTGCGGACCGGTTTGATCTCCGCCGATGAACTGCTGGTTTGGGGCGCGCGCGCCTTGCTCGAGGATTTATCGCGGCGCGGGATGAAGCTCTATCTGGCCAGCGGCACCGACGAGATTTTTGTGAAGCAGGAGGCTGCGTTGTTGGATGTGGCGCGCTACTTTGGTCCGCACATTTACGGCGCACAAGATGACTATAAAACATTTTCCAAGAAAATGGTCATTGAACGAATTCTGTGTGAGAACCAGATCAAAGGCGCACACCTGCTGGCGTTTGGCGATGGCTACGTCGAGATCGAGAACACGAAGGAAGCCGGCGGATTGGCGGTGGCGGTCGCCAGTGACGAAGCCAATAATGGCTCGGGCCGCATGGATGAGTGGAAGCGGCAACGATTAGCCGGCGTCGGCGCCGATGTGACGATTCCGGATTTCCGCGATGCCGGCGCGTTGCTGGCACGCATTCTCAACGAAGATTCAAAATGAACCTGCCGCCGTTTGCCACGCCTATGAATCGGGACCGCTTCCAGCAATTGGCCCAAAAGTATCCGGCATTGCGTGTGGGTGTGGTTGGAGATTTTTGTCTCGATCGTTATCTGGAAATAGATCCCGCGCGAACCGAAACATCCATCGAGACAGGCTTGCCGGTCAACAACGTAATCAAAGTGCGCGCGCAACCCGGCGCGGCGGGCACCATTCTTAACAACCTGGTTGCTATTGGCGTAGGTGAAATTTATCCCATCGGTTTTTGCGGCGAAGATGGCGAAGGCTACGAATTACGGCGGGCGTTGGCCGCTCTCAGTGTCGTGCGTCTGGATGGTTTTCTCCAAACGAAGGATCGTTGCACGCCTGCTTATTGCAAGCCGCTGGTGATCGAGCCGGGAAAACCGCCGCGCGAACTCAATCGCCTCGATACCAAGAACTGGACGCCCACACCGGCAGCCATCCAAGAAACCATTGTAGCATCCTTGATGGGACTTGCGCCAAAACTTGACGCGATCATCGTGCTCGATCAGGTGGACGTGGCAGAAACTGGCGTCGTAACCCGGCGTCTGCTCCAAGCGATCGGGCAACTCGCGAAGGACCGGATGGAGCAGCTCATCATCGCGGACAGCCGGCGCGGCCTGAGAGACTGGCCCGCGACGACATTCAAGATGAACGCGGCAGAACTGGGAGCATTGAGCGGAGTGGCGGCCAACGCGGATCTGGATGAACTGAAGCAAAGCGCGAGCTTCCTGGCGCGGCAGCGTGATCGGTTAATGTTTGTGACGCTGGCCGAACGGGGCATGATAGCCGCAATGCCAGATGGCCACGTGGAACACCTGCCTTCCCTGCCCTTGCGCGGACCCATTGACATCGTGGGCGCGGGAGATTCGGTGACAGCGAATTTGACGGCAGCCCTTGCTGCCGGCGCCACCGCGCGAGAAGCAATCGAAGTTGCCAGCGTCGCTGCTTCGATCGCGATTCACCAACTCGGCACGGCAGGCGCGGCCTCGTGTGATGCCATCTCTGAATTACTGGCGGCCATGGAAACTAATGGAAAATAGACGGCATAAAAATGTCTGGAATACCATTCCAATT contains:
- a CDS encoding SIS domain-containing protein, with product MIQEPDLQEWIVEYLTHQSSLMRSLPVATIARVVECIRQAGLKDKNIFVIGNGGSAASASHFATDLGKGASDRCPSRFRVLSLADNVPWLTALGNDYSYADVFVRQLINFGRPGDVLIAVSVSGNSPNLVKAVRWANKHGLETVALVGAKRGLLASLAKQTIVVKDHHYGRVEDLHMTILHLLCYSVMEEASPARRLTSKKSVARGRIKEGAGK
- a CDS encoding DNA-binding transcriptional regulator, with amino-acid sequence MNGLTYDGKLVTSHFHMRTSTCSNVAVMVEMSGAHGRGLMRGIAEYVQEKTQWMLHFEETGPIRTLPDWIKSWKGDGIIARIETPRIARGLIEKQIPLVNVAGRTSPAGVHRVDTDNKTVCELAVNHFRQRGFRHFAYCGNPQFEWSGWRQQFFSGLLAAERMVCATFQLSGSARSRDQLRAWLEKLPKPVGLFTANDLCGHAVLEACAQAGLEVPSSVAVLGVDNDEIICTLCRPQLSSIAPDTEGIGYLAAQTLHELMQGGHPGKITRQVKPLTVRCRQSTDAAAVEDWHVSQALRFILGHATRGIHVDDVVAQVHVSRRFLEKRFREVVGLPIHEEIFRVRFETAQDLLATTVLPLKEVAVRSGLRRADYLSVVFRQELGMSPSQFRKLKREDA
- a CDS encoding DUF1080 domain-containing protein; amino-acid sequence: MKPTEISMKMNSAALLAAVVLLGLGFFGSSVRGAINDLPDFLVYAKDGSGVYGHKDSPKLSWCEWRLHDPDRPAPRRIDPGKAGPPAPIPADAIVLFDGKNLDQWQPTDHTIQDGFLVAPVKSKSMLTSKQEFGSVQIHVEWMAPAGFVAPWDERGNNGVLLMGRYEIQIFDSYNEKIYPDGQAAAIYGETPPLVNVTRPPGEWQTYDIFFTVPVFEDGKVVRPGRVTMLHNGVLVHLETEIHDQRRPRDIPETGRVAGKGPLVLGAHNCPVRFREIWVRPL
- a CDS encoding HAD family hydrolase, yielding MPQKLLFSGLVEFADNFAPRPGITHVLFDFDGTLSLIRQGWPDVMIPLFVEMIPPRDGETEADLRKLVFDDIMRLNGKQTIYQMIQLVERIRERGGQPREPLWYKHEYLYRLDARIGSRLEGLRTGLISADELLVWGARALLEDLSRRGMKLYLASGTDEIFVKQEAALLDVARYFGPHIYGAQDDYKTFSKKMVIERILCENQIKGAHLLAFGDGYVEIENTKEAGGLAVAVASDEANNGSGRMDEWKRQRLAGVGADVTIPDFRDAGALLARILNEDSK
- a CDS encoding Gfo/Idh/MocA family oxidoreductase, whose amino-acid sequence is MNPLSSKIASEASNISRRRFIAAAGVSAATFAILPSGLGAEAPARNKINIGLIGCGTRGVWIADLFRKQGGYNFVAVADYFQDKADAGGEKLGVPAERRFTGLSAYQRLLEQKLDAVAIICPAYFHPIHAAAAVAAGKHVYLAKPIAVDVPGCLTVEASARRATENKLCFLVDFQTRTHPDIQKIVNYVHQGGLGRIVSAEAGYQTGEVGKIADDGRRANPKDPELRLRGWITDLALSGGIITEQDIHSIDLACWLLDDAPISAHGSGGKFRDFIGDNLDHVSVMYQFPKEILLTFSAKQVGYGFEEIMCRVFGTDGTADTHYYSKCTLRSRDEVLIADPTDLYRTGAEANIAAFYENITTGNVANPTVPPSVRSTLATILGRMAAYRKTNVTWEQMMRHPEHLEADLRGLKT
- a CDS encoding Gfo/Idh/MocA family oxidoreductase, producing MKKSISRRRFIRTAAAGLALPTFIPASVLGAAAPSKRINIGFIGMGTHGVEWNLIDYLKRYDARVLMVCDVDGHRMRRAKKFVDARYDNEDCAMSKDFRDVIARKDIDAVMISTPDHWHTLISIQAARAGKDIQCEKPTLTIGEGRILVETIRKYGRVFQTSTEDRSLPMYHRMAELVRNGRIGKLQKIEVLLPKAPKTAGDPTPQPVPPDFDYDMWLGPAPDAPYTKDRCFGNFRYIWDYSGGVIVDWGAHLFDTAQWANDTERSGPVEVESTGTLWEGGLYNTPNDYNVTFRYANGVIMTCAPGSPSLKFIGSDGWIGNRGWRAPLEASSTEILDSVIGPNEIHLYTNPEGEHDDFLKCMKSRKDPYFPVDVGHRVATVCHLANFSLRLGRKLKWDPAAERFENDVQANAMIDRPMRKPWTLA
- a CDS encoding PfkB family carbohydrate kinase, with the translated sequence MNLPPFATPMNRDRFQQLAQKYPALRVGVVGDFCLDRYLEIDPARTETSIETGLPVNNVIKVRAQPGAAGTILNNLVAIGVGEIYPIGFCGEDGEGYELRRALAALSVVRLDGFLQTKDRCTPAYCKPLVIEPGKPPRELNRLDTKNWTPTPAAIQETIVASLMGLAPKLDAIIVLDQVDVAETGVVTRRLLQAIGQLAKDRMEQLIIADSRRGLRDWPATTFKMNAAELGALSGVAANADLDELKQSASFLARQRDRLMFVTLAERGMIAAMPDGHVEHLPSLPLRGPIDIVGAGDSVTANLTAALAAGATAREAIEVASVAASIAIHQLGTAGAASCDAISELLAAMETNGK